A genome region from Strigops habroptila isolate Jane unplaced genomic scaffold, bStrHab1.2.pri NW_022045602.1_ctg1, whole genome shotgun sequence includes the following:
- the TRAPPC1 gene encoding trafficking protein particle complex subunit 1 produces MTIHNLYIFDRAGTCLHYSEWHRRRQAGIPKEEEFKLMFGMLFSLRSFVGKMSPTDMRDGFVSFHTSKYRLHYYETPSGLRLVLNTDLSVSSAREALQHIYSNLFVELVVKNPLCPPRAPVQSELFRARLDAFVRGLPFFSPRPA; encoded by the exons atgACCATTCACAACCTGTACATCTTCGACCGGGCCGGGACGTGCCTCCACTACAGCGAGTGGCACCGGCGGCGCCAGGCCGGGATCCCCAAGGAGGAG gagTTCAAGCTCATGTTCGGGATGTTGTTCTCCCTCCGCTCCTTCGTGGGCAAGATGAGCCCCACGGACAT GCGGGACGGCTTCGTGTCCTTCCACACCAGCAAGTACCGGCTCCATTACTACGAGACCCCGAGCGGGCTGCGCCTGGTGCTCAACACGGACCTGAGCGTGAGCAGCGCCCGCGAGGCCCTGCAGCACATCTACAGCAAC ctgTTCGTGGAGCTGGTGGTGAAGAACCCGCTGTGCCCCCCCCGCGCGCCCGTGCAGAGTGAGCTCTTCCGCGCCCGCCTCGACGCCTTCGTCCGCGGGCTGCCCTTCTTCAGCCCCCGGCCCGCCTGA